From the bacterium genome, the window TCAAGCGAGGATGGAAGGTGTCTAGAGAATACGAGATTTTGAGATATCCGGTGTTGTCGGAGAAGTCCACCGCGTTGAAGTCTGATTACAATAAGGTGGTTCTGAAGGTGGAGTTATCAGCGAGCAAGCCACAGATCAAGAGGGCAGCTGAGGCGGCTTTCAAGGTTAGGGTGTTGAAGGTGAACATCATGCGTCGGAAGAGCAAGTCCCGGCGGCTGGGGCGGTATATTGGGAAGACGTCGTCGTGGAAGAAGGCGGTGGTGAGTCTTCCGAGGGACGCTAGGGTTGAGTATTTTGAGAATGTATAGTGTTTAATATAGTTTTGGTGAGGTTATGGCAGTAAGGCGGATTAAGCCCACGACGCCCGGGCAAAGAGGGATGTCGGTCTCGACGTTTGAGACTGTTACCGAGAAGGGTCCCGGCCTCAAGTCGCTCCTGAAGCCCTGCAAGAAGAAGGCAGGGCGAAACAACCAGGGCCGCATCACAGTGCGGCACCAGGGGGGAGGCGTTAAGCGGAAATATCGAGTCGTGGATTTCGTGAGGCGTGACAAGTCGGGTGTTCCCGCGACGGTCAAGCGGGTGGAATACGACCCGAACCGAGCAGCGCGGCTGGCGATGCTATTTTATGCCGACGGGGCGAAGCGTTACACGATAGCTGCGGATAAGGTGAAGGTAGGCGACAAGATAGAGACAGGGCCTTCTTCGGATATCAAGCCTGGCAATACGTTGCCCTTGAGGAGCATCCCGCTTGGGACGGTGGTTCACTGCCTCGAGCTGAGGCCGGGCAAGGGAGCGCAGGTGGCTCGGAGTGCTGGCGCTGAGGCGGACCTACTGGCGAAGGAGGGCAATTATGCCCACGTGAGGTTACCTTCTGGGGAGGTTAGGCTTTTTCACCTTGACTGTTATGCGGCGATAGGGCAGGTTGGGAACAGTGAGCACTCGACTATTCACATCGGCAAGGCTGGGCGTTCTCGCTGGCTTGGTAAGAGGCCCAAGGTCCGGGGTGTGGCCATGAACCCGGTTGACCACCCTCATGGAGGGGGAGAGGGGAAGAGTTCAGGTGGTAGG encodes:
- the rplW gene encoding 50S ribosomal protein L23, whose product is MSREYEILRYPVLSEKSTALKSDYNKVVLKVELSASKPQIKRAAEAAFKVRVLKVNIMRRKSKSRRLGRYIGKTSSWKKAVVSLPRDARVEYFENV
- the rplB gene encoding 50S ribosomal protein L2, translating into MAVRRIKPTTPGQRGMSVSTFETVTEKGPGLKSLLKPCKKKAGRNNQGRITVRHQGGGVKRKYRVVDFVRRDKSGVPATVKRVEYDPNRAARLAMLFYADGAKRYTIAADKVKVGDKIETGPSSDIKPGNTLPLRSIPLGTVVHCLELRPGKGAQVARSAGAEADLLAKEGNYAHVRLPSGEVRLFHLDCYAAIGQVGNSEHSTIHIGKAGRSRWLGKRPKVRGVAMNPVDHPHGGGEGKSSGGRHPVSPWGKPTKGMKTRNKKKLSTRYIVKARKHK